The following are from one region of the Deltaproteobacteria bacterium genome:
- a CDS encoding adenylate/guanylate cyclase domain-containing protein — protein MPPEEKVTRKLSAILSADVKGYSILMADDEVHTIQTLKAYRQIISDLISEHSGRVVDNPGDNILAEFRSAVDAVGCAVKIQRKLDQKNSKFVEEKKVRFRIGVNIGDVVQDGDRIYGNGVNVAARIEGLAEPGGVCISRNAYDHISDKLNFGYKYLGEHSVKNIKKPVRVYKLLMADEDAGKLIGDVPKPVVKNWIWATIVVAAIVITSVAWQVYQKMAKPDFEPAKVEKMAFPLPDKPSIAVLPFANVGADPEQDYFSDGITDDLITDLSKVSGLFVIARNSVFTYKGKPVKVQQVAEELGVRYVLEGSVRRGGDKLRVNAQLVDATTGHHLWADRYDGHIDDVFELQDKINQKIIAALAVQLTVGEKETVDRKYTDSIAAYDAFLQGRAHYLRRTPEDFAEAVRYFKKAVELDPGYSRAYAMLALTYWESHHNFWNQSLGVPWYGARIRAQTYLQKAMKNPTALVYQVESRILIGLHKHKEALNKAECAISMDPNDANSYLYMAYALIHAGRPEEAFDFIKTAIRIDPNYPAYYLFVLGLAHFNCEQFKKAASVLERALQRNPVNYVPLIYLAAAYAHLGRKQDAKAAIQKLNECLPVVSVDFESHPVMAGRYKRSEDRDRLLDGLRKAGLPETPYDILHQLGNG, from the coding sequence ATGCCTCCTGAAGAAAAAGTCACACGTAAACTGAGTGCCATTCTTTCAGCCGATGTCAAAGGCTACAGTATTCTGATGGCTGACGATGAGGTTCACACAATTCAGACCTTGAAGGCATATCGGCAAATCATTTCAGATTTAATATCCGAGCATTCAGGTCGTGTCGTGGACAACCCCGGTGATAATATCCTCGCTGAGTTCAGGAGTGCGGTAGATGCCGTTGGGTGTGCCGTTAAAATCCAAAGAAAATTGGATCAAAAAAATTCTAAATTTGTCGAGGAAAAAAAGGTTAGGTTTCGAATTGGGGTCAACATTGGTGATGTCGTACAGGATGGAGACCGTATTTATGGCAACGGCGTTAATGTCGCTGCCAGAATAGAGGGTTTGGCTGAACCTGGTGGCGTGTGCATATCACGGAATGCATATGATCACATTAGCGACAAGCTAAATTTTGGATATAAGTATCTTGGCGAGCATTCTGTTAAGAATATTAAAAAGCCGGTCAGAGTATACAAACTCCTAATGGCTGATGAAGATGCTGGAAAGTTAATCGGTGATGTGCCGAAACCTGTCGTAAAAAACTGGATATGGGCAACCATCGTGGTTGCTGCGATTGTTATCACATCAGTTGCCTGGCAAGTTTATCAGAAGATGGCTAAGCCGGATTTTGAACCTGCGAAGGTTGAAAAAATGGCTTTCCCCTTACCCGACAAACCATCTATTGCGGTGCTTCCATTCGCGAACGTTGGAGCAGATCCCGAGCAGGACTATTTTAGCGACGGGATCACAGACGACTTGATTACCGATCTTTCCAAGGTTTCAGGGTTGTTCGTCATCGCCCGTAATTCGGTTTTCACCTACAAGGGAAAGCCCGTCAAAGTGCAGCAGGTTGCGGAGGAACTCGGTGTTCGATATGTGCTGGAGGGTAGTGTCAGAAGAGGGGGCGATAAGCTGCGTGTGAACGCGCAACTTGTCGACGCCACCACGGGTCATCACCTCTGGGCTGATCGCTATGACGGCCACATCGACGATGTATTCGAGCTGCAGGACAAGATAAACCAGAAGATCATCGCGGCTCTAGCTGTACAGCTGACAGTTGGTGAAAAGGAAACCGTTGATCGCAAGTATACTGATAGCATTGCGGCTTACGATGCCTTCCTGCAAGGTCGAGCCCATTATCTGCGGCGCACGCCGGAGGATTTCGCAGAGGCGGTCAGATACTTTAAAAAGGCCGTTGAACTGGATCCCGGCTATAGCCGGGCTTATGCCATGCTGGCGCTAACCTACTGGGAGAGTCACCATAATTTTTGGAACCAGAGCCTGGGAGTGCCGTGGTACGGGGCGCGAATCAGAGCCCAGACCTATTTGCAAAAAGCCATGAAGAACCCTACCGCTTTAGTATACCAGGTCGAGTCCAGAATATTGATCGGGTTGCATAAACACAAAGAGGCCTTGAACAAGGCGGAATGCGCCATCTCCATGGATCCCAATGACGCCAATAGCTACCTGTATATGGCGTATGCACTGATACACGCAGGCAGACCGGAAGAAGCGTTCGACTTCATCAAAACCGCAATTCGAATCGATCCTAATTATCCCGCCTATTATCTGTTTGTCCTCGGGTTGGCACACTTCAACTGTGAGCAATTCAAAAAGGCCGCTAGCGTGCTTGAAAGAGCTCTTCAGCGAAATCCTGTAAACTATGTCCCGCTAATTTACCTCGCGGCCGCTTACGCCCATCTAGGTCGTAAACAAGATGCGAAAGCAGCCATTCAGAAGCTCAATGAGTGCCTGCCAGTCGTATCCGTTGATTTTGAAAGCCATCCAGTCATGGCAGGCAGATACAAGCGCTCCGAAGACAGGGATCGCCTGCTTGATGGGTTACGAAAGGCAGGGTTGCCGGAAACGCCTTATGACATTTTACACCAACTTGGAAATGGCTGA
- a CDS encoding extracellular solute-binding protein: MKRLRNKKRQGRHIDNISRRDFLKTVGTGLVATGLGNDIIRPRRVRAGKRRLKILQWSHFVSPFDDWLDNTYVKEWGEKNGTEVSVDHISYAHLKYKAVSEVKAQEGHDLFMFVDPPPAFEGQVIDHGDIYRKCEKRYGKAITLALKSTYNPRTGKYFGFCDSYGPDPINYRKDLWEGVGFYPDTWEDVRIGGAKIKRKYGIPVGIGLSKDIDSNMAMRAILYSHGGSVQDEEGNVVLNSKQTLEAVKFVRALFEEAMTAEVLNWDSASNNSFMLDGKGSLVVNAISISRTAEKEEEYDEIEGKIWLAKAPAGPVRRVGLAHIISVYVIWKFAENIEGAKQFLVDYIGNFRSAFLANEFYNFPCFPDTVPDIDTLIAEDVKAEPPNKYAVLGDVTNWTANVGYPGHTNAAIDEIFGTGLITTMFKRAATNEMRPEDAVKQAEAKCKEVFAAWKRKGFV, from the coding sequence ATGAAACGATTAAGAAACAAAAAGAGGCAGGGGAGGCATATAGACAACATATCCAGGAGAGATTTTTTAAAAACGGTTGGTACGGGATTGGTTGCCACCGGGTTGGGAAACGACATCATCCGTCCAAGAAGGGTTCGCGCGGGCAAAAGGCGGCTGAAGATTCTTCAGTGGAGTCACTTTGTCTCCCCTTTCGACGATTGGCTTGACAACACATATGTCAAGGAGTGGGGAGAGAAGAATGGCACAGAGGTCTCCGTGGACCACATAAGCTACGCCCATTTGAAGTATAAGGCGGTTTCTGAAGTCAAGGCACAAGAAGGGCACGATCTGTTCATGTTCGTAGATCCGCCCCCAGCCTTCGAGGGACAGGTAATTGATCACGGCGATATCTACAGGAAATGTGAAAAAAGATATGGCAAGGCGATTACGTTGGCCCTCAAAAGTACGTACAACCCCAGGACAGGAAAGTATTTTGGCTTTTGCGACAGCTACGGCCCCGATCCGATTAACTACCGGAAGGATCTCTGGGAAGGGGTAGGCTTTTACCCCGATACCTGGGAAGATGTGCGCATCGGTGGTGCCAAGATAAAACGTAAATACGGCATTCCGGTCGGTATTGGTCTTTCCAAAGATATAGACTCCAACATGGCTATGAGAGCCATTTTGTACTCTCATGGAGGTTCGGTTCAGGACGAAGAGGGAAATGTGGTTCTCAATTCTAAGCAGACCCTGGAAGCAGTTAAATTCGTCCGCGCACTTTTCGAAGAAGCGATGACGGCCGAGGTCTTGAACTGGGACTCCGCCTCCAACAATAGCTTCATGCTGGACGGCAAGGGTTCTCTGGTTGTAAACGCCATTTCCATCAGCCGCACTGCAGAAAAAGAGGAGGAGTATGACGAAATTGAAGGTAAAATTTGGCTGGCCAAGGCACCCGCGGGTCCTGTGAGACGCGTAGGTCTGGCACACATCATCAGCGTTTATGTTATCTGGAAGTTTGCCGAGAATATCGAGGGTGCCAAACAGTTCCTCGTCGACTATATCGGTAACTTCAGAAGTGCGTTTCTGGCAAATGAGTTCTACAATTTCCCTTGCTTTCCCGACACTGTTCCAGATATCGACACGCTCATTGCCGAAGATGTCAAGGCCGAACCACCTAATAAGTATGCGGTGCTTGGGGATGTAACAAACTGGACCGCCAATGTGGGCTATCCCGGACATACCAACGCCGCCATAGACGAAATTTTTGGTACCGGTCTGATTACAACCATGTTCAAACGAGCTGCCACCAATGAAATGAGGCCGGAAGATGCTGTCAAACAGGCAGAGGCAAAATGCAAGGAGGTTTTTGCCGCCTGGAAGCGGAAGGGGTTTGTATAA
- a CDS encoding thioredoxin domain-containing protein, whose translation MNLSEQYEKMRRQRGPGYRPHTRHIDRDGWARYTNRLFLEPSPYLLQHAHNPVDWYPWGDEAFETARRKNRPVLLSVGYSTCHWCHVMEEESFEDEEIAGVINDNYVAIKVDREERPDVDAVYMAAVQALTGGGGWPMTVWLTPDKKPFYAGTYFPARDGDRGGSVGFLTLLQKISESFAGRRDIVEKTSEQLTSAVRRMVRPETGSGLPGDDILQQAVYTFRNRFDHLEGGLQGAPKFPSTLSSRLLFRFERRNPGAGVLDMARLSLDKMADGGIYDHVGGGFHRYSTDARWLVPHFEKMLYDNALLVMDYIEGYQVFGDERYRRVAGETLDYVRHDMTSPEGAFYAATDADSLTPEGRREEGYFFTWTPEELEAVLGKELASVARAYYAVGPAPNFEGRHILHRQASVEAVAERLGISEKKLVEAVVEIRTRLKAAREVRPSPGRDEKVLVAWNGLMISAFARAGFTLHHDAYIRSAVDAAGFIVDHMQVEGRLYRSYQEGRIRHLAYLDDYAFFTASLLDLYEATGDLGWFARARELENVLAEHYEDREAGGFFMTGDNQETLIAREKPNFDGAMPSGNAVAVMNLLRLAAFTSDPSYTARADKAFKSLSGLLAANPTGFAALLTALDFRLDQPREIIIVTPEGRPDLAEPFLGVLRKQFTPNRVLTVVEDGKKRNAVEAAVPIVRNRPLLEGKATAYVCVGNACKLPTTDPKAFGGQLKP comes from the coding sequence ATGAATCTGTCCGAACAGTATGAAAAAATGAGAAGGCAGCGGGGACCCGGCTACAGACCGCACACACGCCACATCGACCGGGACGGCTGGGCCAGGTACACCAACCGGCTCTTCCTGGAGCCCAGCCCCTATCTGCTTCAGCACGCCCACAATCCGGTAGACTGGTATCCCTGGGGCGACGAGGCCTTTGAAACGGCCCGGAGAAAAAACCGGCCGGTGCTGCTCTCGGTGGGTTACTCCACCTGCCACTGGTGCCACGTCATGGAAGAGGAGTCCTTCGAGGACGAAGAGATCGCCGGGGTCATCAACGACAACTACGTCGCCATCAAGGTGGACCGGGAAGAACGGCCCGATGTGGACGCCGTCTACATGGCTGCCGTGCAGGCCTTGACGGGCGGCGGCGGCTGGCCCATGACCGTTTGGCTGACGCCCGATAAGAAGCCCTTTTACGCCGGCACCTATTTCCCCGCCAGGGACGGCGACCGCGGCGGCAGCGTCGGTTTCCTGACCCTGTTGCAAAAAATCAGCGAAAGCTTTGCCGGTCGCCGGGATATCGTGGAAAAGACGAGCGAACAGCTGACCAGCGCCGTTCGTCGCATGGTGCGCCCGGAAACCGGCAGCGGCCTGCCGGGCGACGACATCCTGCAACAGGCCGTGTACACCTTCCGGAATCGTTTCGACCACCTGGAAGGCGGCCTCCAGGGCGCGCCGAAATTTCCCAGCACCCTCTCGTCGAGACTGCTCTTCCGCTTCGAGCGCCGCAACCCGGGGGCCGGGGTGCTGGACATGGCCAGATTGTCATTGGACAAGATGGCCGACGGCGGGATATACGACCACGTCGGGGGCGGATTCCACCGCTATTCAACGGACGCCCGCTGGCTCGTTCCCCACTTTGAAAAAATGCTTTACGACAACGCCCTGTTGGTCATGGACTACATCGAAGGCTACCAGGTTTTCGGTGACGAACGCTACCGGCGTGTCGCCGGGGAAACCCTCGATTATGTGCGGCATGACATGACGTCCCCCGAAGGTGCTTTTTACGCTGCCACCGATGCGGACAGCCTCACCCCGGAAGGGCGCCGGGAGGAAGGATATTTTTTCACCTGGACCCCCGAGGAGCTGGAAGCGGTCCTGGGCAAGGAGCTCGCATCCGTGGCCAGAGCCTATTACGCCGTCGGCCCCGCCCCCAATTTCGAGGGCCGTCACATCCTGCACCGGCAGGCCTCCGTCGAAGCGGTTGCCGAACGCCTCGGCATCAGTGAAAAAAAGCTGGTCGAAGCCGTTGTGGAAATAAGGACACGGTTGAAAGCGGCAAGAGAGGTCCGGCCGTCTCCCGGCAGGGACGAGAAAGTACTGGTCGCCTGGAACGGCCTGATGATATCGGCGTTTGCCCGGGCCGGCTTCACCCTGCACCACGATGCCTATATCCGGTCGGCGGTGGACGCCGCCGGCTTCATCGTCGACCACATGCAGGTGGAGGGACGGCTCTACCGCAGCTACCAGGAGGGCCGGATTCGCCATTTAGCCTACCTGGACGACTACGCCTTTTTCACGGCATCTCTGCTGGACCTCTACGAAGCCACCGGCGACCTCGGGTGGTTTGCAAGGGCACGCGAACTTGAAAATGTTCTGGCCGAACACTATGAAGACCGGGAGGCGGGCGGTTTTTTCATGACCGGCGACAACCAGGAAACCCTGATCGCCAGGGAAAAACCCAATTTCGACGGAGCAATGCCCTCCGGCAATGCGGTCGCCGTGATGAACCTGCTGCGTCTGGCCGCCTTTACGTCGGACCCGTCCTACACCGCCAGGGCCGACAAGGCGTTCAAGTCGCTCTCCGGCCTGCTTGCCGCCAATCCCACCGGTTTTGCCGCGTTGCTGACGGCGCTGGATTTCCGCCTGGATCAGCCCAGGGAGATCATCATCGTCACCCCTGAAGGCCGGCCGGACCTGGCCGAGCCTTTTCTCGGGGTCCTGAGAAAACAGTTCACTCCCAACCGGGTATTGACCGTGGTGGAGGATGGCAAAAAGCGCAACGCCGTGGAAGCCGCCGTCCCAATTGTCCGCAACCGCCCGCTGCTGGAGGGAAAAGCGACGGCTTACGTGTGTGTAGGCAACGCCTGCAAACTACCAACCACGGATCCGAAAGCGTTTGGCGGACAACTGAAACCTTAG
- a CDS encoding rhodanese-like domain-containing protein, with the protein MKKSATYRNIGLAIALMLLVPLACPAAGVSSIENISASASANLIAQNRDNPDFMILDIRTPSEFEAGHIAGARMLDFYSQSFVDDFKKLDRNKTYLIYCRSGSRSGRLMQAIDNLGFKKIFNMERGLKDWVGQGYALVKP; encoded by the coding sequence ATGAAAAAATCAGCGACATACCGAAACATCGGGTTGGCAATCGCCCTCATGCTGTTGGTGCCGTTGGCTTGTCCGGCCGCCGGGGTATCATCCATTGAAAACATCAGCGCCAGTGCATCGGCCAACCTGATCGCACAAAACCGGGACAACCCCGATTTTATGATCCTGGACATCCGCACGCCCAGCGAGTTCGAGGCCGGACACATCGCCGGTGCCCGCATGCTGGACTTCTACTCTCAGTCCTTTGTCGACGATTTCAAGAAACTTGACCGCAACAAGACCTATCTCATATATTGCCGCAGCGGCAGCCGGAGCGGCCGGCTGATGCAGGCTATCGACAACCTGGGGTTTAAAAAAATATTCAACATGGAGCGCGGACTGAAGGACTGGGTCGGTCAGGGGTATGCGCTCGTCAAGCCTTGA
- a CDS encoding EthD family reductase, producing MIKAVFVMHRKPGQDVEEFQNYWRTAHGDLVRKIPGLRRYTQCHTLLSGYGRPVPPPADGVEELCFDSPAALEALETSAEGRSAAADLETFTDTSRVIRILTEEIVVKEGATHADMVKNIEFVTRKTGMPLEAFRKYWKDVHGPIAARIEVIRRYVQSRVLMSEYGKSPRPAYDGVAETWFDNTAAMRHSATTPEYAAHHADMRNFLPGALPFIITRAIHVI from the coding sequence ATGATCAAGGCGGTTTTTGTTATGCATCGCAAACCCGGACAGGATGTGGAGGAATTCCAAAATTACTGGCGCACCGCCCATGGAGATCTTGTCCGGAAGATACCGGGCCTCAGGCGCTACACGCAATGCCACACCCTGCTGTCGGGCTATGGAAGGCCGGTCCCGCCGCCCGCCGATGGGGTCGAAGAGCTCTGTTTCGATTCCCCGGCGGCCCTCGAGGCCCTGGAAACCTCTGCCGAGGGACGGTCGGCCGCCGCGGATCTGGAAACGTTTACGGATACGTCGCGGGTAATCCGCATCCTCACCGAAGAGATCGTCGTAAAGGAAGGGGCGACGCACGCCGATATGGTCAAGAATATCGAATTCGTGACGCGGAAGACCGGCATGCCGCTGGAGGCGTTCCGGAAATACTGGAAAGACGTTCACGGACCCATTGCGGCCAGGATCGAAGTGATCAGACGGTATGTCCAGTCCCGAGTCCTGATGAGCGAGTACGGGAAATCGCCGCGGCCTGCCTATGACGGTGTGGCGGAGACGTGGTTCGACAACACGGCCGCCATGCGCCACTCGGCAACGACACCTGAATATGCCGCTCACCATGCCGACATGCGCAACTTTCTCCCCGGAGCATTGCCCTTTATCATAACGAGGGCGATACATGTGATATAG
- a CDS encoding ABC transporter ATP-binding protein, whose protein sequence is MLLELKGVNTYYGISHILFDVSLEIDRGEVVCILGRNGVGKTSTMRCIMGLNPSRTGDILFDGKSIRKKRPFEIARMGIGYVPEERAIFPDLTVRENLEMGLSSGRKGPWTFDRVCEMFPILANRISQEGGTLSGGEQQMLTIARTLMGNPKLLLLDEPSEGLSPLIVKELEAQVRTLRDEGMPILLSEQNSGFVMRLSDRAYILEKGTIRWKGDTDTLNQNPDILQTYLGV, encoded by the coding sequence ATGTTATTAGAACTCAAGGGCGTCAACACCTACTACGGGATAAGCCACATTTTATTCGATGTGAGCCTTGAGATCGATCGAGGCGAGGTGGTGTGCATTCTAGGCAGAAATGGCGTGGGCAAGACCTCGACCATGCGCTGTATCATGGGGCTGAACCCGAGCCGCACAGGGGACATTCTGTTCGACGGCAAATCCATTCGCAAAAAGCGACCCTTTGAAATTGCCCGTATGGGAATCGGCTATGTGCCTGAAGAACGGGCCATCTTTCCGGACCTCACCGTGCGGGAAAACCTGGAAATGGGACTGAGCAGCGGCAGAAAAGGCCCCTGGACATTCGACAGGGTTTGCGAAATGTTCCCCATCCTGGCAAACCGGATTTCACAGGAAGGCGGCACGCTTTCGGGAGGGGAGCAGCAGATGCTCACCATTGCTCGGACCCTCATGGGAAACCCCAAGCTGCTCCTTCTGGACGAGCCATCGGAAGGACTGTCGCCCCTCATCGTCAAGGAACTGGAAGCCCAGGTGCGCACCTTGAGAGACGAAGGCATGCCCATACTGCTTTCCGAACAAAACTCAGGCTTCGTGATGAGACTCTCGGACCGGGCCTACATCCTGGAAAAAGGGACGATTCGCTGGAAGGGGGATACGGATACGCTGAACCAGAACCCGGACATTTTGCAAACCTATCTGGGCGTTTGA
- a CDS encoding ABC transporter ATP-binding protein, with amino-acid sequence MFLVENLSKSFGGLNAVSNVSFELKQGELISIIGPNGAGKTTLFNLLTGHIKPDRGKITFRGKNITGKAPHQICRQGIGRSFQRTNIFPRLSTFDNVHVSLMAWRRKSRNIFNRSDKLFGKETVEILEKIGLEDKQETTAGLLAHGDQRLLEIGIALATHPKLVLLDEPTAGMSPEESNKSIKLVQRLVREQDLTLLFIEHDMNIVFDISERILVMHMGTIMTEGNPEEVRANDEVQRIYLAEEQ; translated from the coding sequence ATGTTTCTAGTTGAAAACCTGTCGAAGTCCTTTGGCGGCCTCAATGCGGTCAGCAACGTCTCCTTTGAGCTGAAGCAGGGGGAACTTATTTCCATCATCGGTCCCAACGGTGCAGGAAAAACCACCCTGTTCAATCTGTTGACCGGTCACATCAAACCCGACCGGGGGAAAATCACCTTCAGGGGGAAAAATATCACGGGAAAAGCGCCCCACCAAATCTGCAGACAAGGTATTGGGAGATCTTTCCAAAGAACCAACATTTTTCCCCGGCTCAGCACATTTGACAACGTGCATGTGTCCCTCATGGCCTGGCGACGGAAAAGCCGGAATATCTTTAACAGGTCCGACAAGCTATTTGGAAAGGAGACCGTCGAAATTCTTGAAAAAATAGGCCTGGAGGACAAGCAGGAAACGACTGCGGGCCTGCTGGCGCACGGAGACCAGAGACTCTTGGAAATCGGTATTGCGCTCGCCACCCACCCGAAACTCGTCCTTCTGGACGAACCCACGGCCGGCATGAGTCCGGAGGAGTCGAACAAAAGTATCAAATTGGTTCAACGCCTGGTGCGTGAACAGGATTTGACGCTTCTTTTTATCGAACACGACATGAACATCGTTTTCGACATATCCGAAAGAATCCTGGTGATGCACATGGGCACGATCATGACGGAAGGTAATCCGGAAGAAGTCAGAGCCAATGACGAGGTACAGCGGATCTACCTTGCTGAGGAACAATAA
- a CDS encoding branched-chain amino acid ABC transporter permease: MEDKKSQAVKSKPIAIGMAFALLAILPQILGPGDLSLVNEMLILGVAASGLNLMMGYAGMVSFGPAGLYVVGAYTMALLLFYTELPFGIALVAAPVIAGIVSLVVGWFCVRLTHVYFSLLTLAFSQIIHTIIFEWYGFTKGDDGIVDIRVPGFIDSITNYYYFTLIIAGISLALIWMIVKSPFGKTLQAIRENPDRTEFIGIHVRSYQLAAFVLSGVFLGVAGALYCGFSHSVFPDFGDIMKSTEILVVCLLGGIYHFLGPMVGAVVYMFLDKTISSYTEYWPLVLGVVIVLLVIFLRGGIVGFVTEKIAMAKQRKTAEAEDYVSS, from the coding sequence ATGGAAGATAAAAAAAGTCAAGCGGTTAAATCAAAACCAATAGCCATCGGTATGGCCTTCGCCTTGCTGGCCATCTTGCCTCAGATTTTGGGTCCGGGCGACCTGAGTCTGGTCAACGAAATGCTCATTTTAGGGGTAGCGGCCAGCGGGCTAAATCTCATGATGGGATACGCCGGCATGGTCTCCTTCGGGCCGGCGGGTCTCTACGTCGTCGGGGCGTATACCATGGCACTGCTGCTGTTTTACACGGAGCTTCCCTTCGGCATCGCCCTAGTGGCGGCACCGGTCATAGCGGGGATTGTTTCCCTGGTGGTGGGCTGGTTCTGCGTGCGGCTCACCCACGTGTATTTTTCGCTGCTGACCCTGGCCTTTTCCCAGATTATCCACACGATTATTTTCGAGTGGTACGGATTCACCAAGGGGGACGACGGCATCGTAGATATTCGCGTCCCGGGATTCATCGACTCGATTACGAATTACTACTATTTCACCCTCATAATCGCGGGCATCAGCCTGGCGCTTATCTGGATGATTGTCAAATCACCCTTCGGCAAGACCCTGCAGGCAATCAGGGAAAACCCGGACCGGACCGAATTCATCGGCATTCATGTACGGAGTTATCAACTGGCGGCCTTTGTACTGTCCGGTGTTTTCCTGGGTGTTGCCGGGGCGTTATACTGTGGCTTCAGCCACTCCGTATTCCCCGATTTCGGCGATATCATGAAATCCACGGAAATACTGGTGGTCTGCCTTCTTGGGGGCATTTACCATTTTCTGGGCCCGATGGTCGGAGCCGTTGTATACATGTTTCTGGACAAGACCATATCCAGCTACACCGAATACTGGCCACTGGTTCTGGGTGTCGTCATTGTATTGCTGGTGATCTTTCTGCGGGGCGGTATCGTCGGGTTTGTCACCGAAAAGATCGCCATGGCAAAACAGCGCAAGACAGCTGAGGCGGAAGATTATGTTTCTAGTTGA
- a CDS encoding branched-chain amino acid ABC transporter permease, translated as MNLQGIIIQLLSGLSVGMVIFLIAVGLSLIFGTLKVLNLAHAAFYMLGAYLCFWVSSLIGQSIGSFWVSLLIAPLLVALFGGIVEMLLLRKIYDREVLDQFLLTFALILIIGDLCKLAWGVDYHTVDTPWPLNAPVIFKGLIFPRYNLFIILFAPLLWAGLWSLIHKTRLGSIIRAVTHNREMASALGVNVSYVYTGVFMLGCWLAGLGGALVAPMSAVMPGMDAVVLIDCFIIVVVGGLGSLSGAFLGSVIFGLVTAFGILIAPRLAIAFGFILMIVVLIIRPWGLMGKPE; from the coding sequence ATGAACCTGCAAGGAATCATCATACAATTATTGAGCGGCCTGAGTGTGGGCATGGTTATCTTTCTCATTGCCGTAGGCTTGTCGCTCATCTTCGGCACGCTGAAAGTGCTTAATCTGGCCCACGCGGCCTTCTATATGCTGGGCGCCTACCTCTGCTTCTGGGTCAGCTCCCTGATCGGCCAATCCATCGGGTCCTTTTGGGTGAGCCTGCTGATCGCCCCCTTACTGGTCGCGCTGTTCGGCGGTATCGTGGAGATGTTGCTGCTGAGAAAAATTTACGACCGTGAAGTGTTGGATCAGTTTCTTCTGACCTTCGCGTTGATTTTGATCATCGGCGACCTGTGCAAGCTGGCCTGGGGCGTCGACTACCACACGGTCGACACCCCGTGGCCTTTGAATGCACCGGTTATTTTCAAAGGCCTGATCTTTCCGCGCTACAATCTCTTCATCATTTTATTCGCCCCGCTGCTCTGGGCCGGACTGTGGTCATTGATCCACAAAACGCGTCTGGGAAGCATCATTCGGGCCGTCACCCATAACCGTGAGATGGCCAGTGCCCTGGGCGTGAATGTATCCTATGTCTACACCGGCGTCTTCATGCTGGGGTGCTGGCTGGCCGGATTGGGCGGGGCCCTGGTAGCACCCATGTCCGCGGTCATGCCGGGCATGGATGCCGTCGTCCTCATCGACTGCTTCATCATCGTGGTGGTCGGGGGGCTGGGCAGCCTTTCCGGCGCCTTTCTGGGTTCCGTCATTTTCGGGCTGGTCACGGCCTTCGGGATTCTCATAGCCCCGCGTCTGGCCATTGCCTTCGGATTTATTCTGATGATCGTCGTCCTGATTATTCGACCCTGGGGCCTGATGGGAAAACCTGAATAA